A single region of the Moorena sp. SIOASIH genome encodes:
- a CDS encoding pentapeptide repeat-containing protein, whose translation MANLEHLALLKQDPLRWTEWRKTNLDLEPDLSEVNLNGANFERVNLAGANLRKANLGNIKLISANLSQANLSNANLQDAELIKAKLISAELIGTKLIAANLIRADLNGANLIGADLTLANLMEADLSNANLIGTSLLKANLSEADLSGAKLRRTNLVEANLMAANLCHANLSNANLHQAELLGAYLYKAECPGANLAEAHLSGTYLFGANLAEADLYGVDIRWANLTKANLSGSNLTTAKLRGANLSKANLTGAIIIEAELSQAKLRETIMPDGSTHP comes from the coding sequence ATGGCCAATCTAGAACATCTTGCTCTACTCAAACAAGATCCATTGAGATGGACAGAATGGAGAAAGACAAATCTAGATCTAGAACCAGACCTTAGCGAAGTTAACCTCAACGGGGCTAACTTTGAAAGGGTAAACTTAGCAGGAGCTAACCTGAGAAAGGCAAATCTGGGCAATATTAAACTCATTAGCGCTAACCTCAGCCAAGCTAACCTCAGTAATGCCAACCTCCAAGATGCTGAACTGATCAAAGCTAAACTGATCTCGGCAGAGCTAATTGGGACTAAACTTATAGCAGCTAACCTGATCAGGGCTGACCTAAATGGTGCCAATTTAATTGGAGCCGACTTGACCCTAGCTAACCTCATGGAAGCTGATTTGAGTAATGCTAACCTAATTGGCACTAGCTTGCTCAAAGCTAATCTCTCAGAAGCAGATTTAAGTGGGGCAAAGCTAAGACGGACTAACCTGGTTGAGGCTAACCTTATGGCTGCCAATCTCTGCCATGCTAATCTGAGCAATGCTAATCTTCATCAAGCTGAACTGCTTGGGGCTTACCTATACAAAGCTGAGTGTCCAGGGGCTAACCTAGCAGAAGCTCACCTGAGTGGAACCTATCTGTTTGGAGCTAACCTAGCAGAGGCAGACCTTTACGGGGTTGACATTAGATGGGCGAACCTTACCAAAGCTAATTTAAGCGGGTCTAACCTCACTACAGCTAAGCTGAGGGGCGCTAACCTCAGTAAAGCTAACTTAACTGGGGCTATTATCATTGAAGCTGAACTAAGTCAAGCTAAGCTAAGGGAAACAATTATGCCTGATGGAAGCACCCATCCTTAG
- the proS gene encoding proline--tRNA ligase, whose protein sequence is MRLSEMLLVTLREDPVEAEIPSHKLLLRAGYIRRIGSGIYAYLPMMWRVLKKVSQIVREEMDATGAQECLLPQLQPSELWKESGRWDTYTKAEGIMFALIDRQKRELGLGPTHEEVITTVAKDMIRSYRQLPLNLYQIQTKFRDEIRPRFGLMRGREFIMKDAYSFHTNEESLKKTYQAMDQAYRNMFSRSGLEFRAVEADSGAIGGSGSQEFMVLADAGEDEILYTEDGKYSANVEKAVSLPPDLEPSPYNTYEKLETPNTSTIDTLCQFLKCSATSVVKNVLYQIVYDNGMTVLVLVSIQGDQDVNEVKLQNELVKLADQYDATTVLALTVPEVATQEKWASKPLPLGYMAPDLADDYIKPAKDIAPQFLRLVDQTAVELKNFTTGSNESGYHVVGANWGEQFQLPKLVVDVRKASPGDRAIHDPNQTLKSARGIEVGHIFQLGRKYSSAMGATYTSEQGEEIPLCMGCYGVGVSRLAQAAVEQSYDKDGIIWPVAIAPYHVIITIPNVGDTQQMAAAEKLYTQLNEAGIETLLDDRNERAGVKFKDADLIGIPYRIVTGRSLKDGKVEVVERATHKSTELSLEEVLPTLKQWIDTAVRTV, encoded by the coding sequence ATGCGACTGTCTGAGATGCTGTTGGTGACACTGCGGGAAGACCCAGTGGAAGCAGAAATCCCCAGCCATAAACTTTTGCTCCGTGCGGGTTATATTCGACGTATTGGCAGTGGCATCTACGCCTATTTACCGATGATGTGGCGTGTCCTGAAAAAAGTTTCTCAGATTGTGCGGGAGGAAATGGATGCCACAGGTGCTCAAGAGTGTCTACTGCCTCAGCTACAACCGTCTGAGCTGTGGAAAGAATCAGGTCGTTGGGACACCTACACCAAAGCTGAGGGCATTATGTTTGCTCTGATTGACCGACAAAAGCGGGAATTGGGACTTGGACCAACCCATGAAGAGGTAATCACTACTGTTGCTAAGGACATGATTCGCTCCTATCGGCAATTACCTCTAAACCTGTATCAAATTCAAACTAAGTTCCGAGATGAAATTCGCCCCCGATTTGGCCTGATGCGGGGACGGGAATTCATTATGAAGGATGCATACTCCTTCCATACCAATGAAGAAAGCCTGAAAAAAACTTATCAGGCGATGGATCAAGCCTATCGAAATATGTTTAGCCGCAGTGGTTTGGAGTTTAGAGCGGTTGAGGCTGACTCTGGGGCGATTGGGGGTTCGGGTTCTCAAGAATTTATGGTTCTGGCTGATGCTGGGGAAGACGAGATTCTCTACACGGAGGATGGCAAGTATTCTGCCAATGTGGAAAAAGCGGTTTCCCTACCACCAGACCTAGAACCCTCACCCTATAACACTTATGAAAAACTAGAAACTCCAAACACCTCAACTATTGACACCCTATGTCAATTCCTGAAGTGCTCTGCCACTAGTGTGGTTAAAAATGTTCTTTACCAAATTGTCTATGACAACGGGATGACGGTGTTGGTTTTGGTGAGCATTCAGGGGGATCAAGATGTAAATGAGGTGAAGTTACAGAATGAACTGGTGAAATTGGCAGACCAATACGATGCCACAACGGTTTTAGCCCTGACGGTACCAGAGGTGGCTACCCAGGAAAAATGGGCATCGAAACCTCTACCTTTGGGCTACATGGCACCTGATTTGGCAGATGATTACATCAAGCCAGCTAAAGATATTGCGCCTCAGTTTTTGCGGTTGGTAGATCAAACAGCAGTGGAACTGAAAAACTTTACTACTGGTTCTAATGAGTCAGGCTATCACGTAGTTGGTGCCAATTGGGGTGAGCAATTCCAGTTACCGAAGCTAGTGGTGGATGTCCGTAAGGCAAGTCCAGGCGATCGCGCCATCCATGACCCGAATCAAACCCTAAAAAGCGCTCGCGGCATTGAAGTTGGCCATATTTTCCAGTTGGGGAGGAAATACTCATCTGCGATGGGGGCTACCTACACCAGTGAGCAAGGGGAAGAAATTCCTTTATGTATGGGCTGTTATGGGGTGGGAGTATCTCGGTTAGCTCAAGCAGCTGTAGAGCAATCCTATGACAAGGATGGGATTATCTGGCCAGTTGCGATCGCACCCTACCATGTGATTATCACGATACCCAATGTGGGAGATACCCAGCAGATGGCAGCAGCAGAAAAACTCTACACTCAACTCAATGAAGCAGGTATCGAAACCCTGCTTGATGACCGCAACGAACGAGCTGGGGTCAAGTTCAAAGATGCTGATTTAATTGGGATTCCCTACCGGATTGTGACTGGGCGATCGCTTAAAGATGGCAAAGTGGAAGTGGTGGAACGGGCTACCCACAAATCGACAGAACTCTCCCTTGAGGAAGTGCTACCCACCCTGAAGCAGTGGATTGATACAGCTGTAAGGACGGTTTAG
- a CDS encoding ferritin-like domain-containing protein produces MTVAYPHKSNNGMGAREILPHVVRDRKLHLVMLNRYRYNEQHSCLDLTDLVEKLDGQPKELVRDLSHHIADEARHAMWLTDLLMELGADIGKPPGVSYINEFDRLIDQESYRQQGKLDDGLIHGLAAINVTEKRGCEYFSAHIKALNDSPRTEENIKILKTIEQIFPEEVGHVRWGNRWLAQIAKKSPEHRQKVEQAKRQYVAIEQAAYESGIDLMAGAELRRLNNLLEVANTLPVWERPQYLIERLPQTLLAPELQMTRIQVAQKAWQQDPQGFIEKFVPMFLKGLNQVSKNQQKAVS; encoded by the coding sequence ATGACAGTTGCATATCCTCACAAATCAAACAACGGCATGGGTGCCCGTGAAATCCTGCCACATGTGGTACGCGATCGCAAACTTCACCTGGTCATGCTCAACCGCTATCGCTACAACGAACAACACAGTTGCCTAGATCTCACGGATTTGGTAGAAAAGCTGGATGGTCAGCCAAAAGAACTGGTGCGTGACCTATCTCATCACATTGCTGATGAAGCTCGTCATGCCATGTGGCTGACTGACCTACTCATGGAACTGGGGGCAGATATTGGTAAGCCCCCAGGAGTGTCCTACATCAACGAATTTGATCGACTCATCGACCAGGAAAGCTATAGACAACAAGGAAAGCTTGACGATGGACTGATCCATGGTTTGGCAGCGATTAATGTCACCGAAAAACGGGGATGTGAGTACTTCTCAGCTCACATCAAAGCATTGAACGACTCACCTAGAACTGAAGAAAATATTAAGATTCTCAAAACCATTGAACAGATTTTCCCAGAGGAAGTTGGTCATGTCCGTTGGGGGAATCGATGGTTGGCACAAATTGCCAAGAAAAGCCCAGAACATCGACAGAAGGTAGAACAGGCAAAGCGCCAGTATGTAGCCATAGAACAGGCGGCTTATGAATCTGGTATAGATCTGATGGCAGGTGCTGAACTACGCCGACTCAATAACTTGCTGGAGGTTGCCAATACTTTGCCAGTGTGGGAACGTCCTCAGTACCTGATCGAGCGCTTACCCCAAACCTTGCTAGCCCCTGAACTGCAAATGACCAGGATTCAGGTAGCACAAAAGGCTTGGCAGCAAGATCCACAAGGGTTTATCGAAAAATTTGTGCCAATGTTTTTGAAGGGTCTCAATCAGGTATCGAAAAATCAGCAAAAAGCTGTCTCCTAG
- a CDS encoding SOS response-associated peptidase, with the protein MCGRFTLTTIGVSLARAFNLDDVPTQEARYNIAPTQLVATVLNPSTETERQWQLLRWGLIPSWAKDLKIGAKLINARAETVAEKPAFRSAFRRRRCLIVADGFYEWRRKDGKKQPLYFQVNNPTLLRDGACINNQLCVFD; encoded by the coding sequence ATGTGTGGTAGATTCACCCTGACAACTATAGGGGTAAGCCTAGCGCGAGCTTTTAATTTAGATGATGTGCCAACCCAGGAGGCTAGGTACAATATTGCCCCTACTCAGCTGGTGGCAACAGTATTAAACCCCTCAACTGAGACTGAGCGACAATGGCAATTGTTACGTTGGGGTTTGATTCCTAGTTGGGCAAAGGATCTTAAAATTGGGGCAAAACTGATTAATGCTAGAGCAGAAACGGTAGCAGAAAAGCCAGCATTTCGCAGTGCATTCCGTCGTCGGCGTTGCTTGATTGTAGCGGATGGTTTTTATGAGTGGCGACGAAAGGATGGCAAGAAGCAACCGTTGTATTTCCAGGTCAATAACCCCACCCTGTTGAGGGATGGGGCTTGCATAAACAACCAATTATGCGTGTTTGACTAG
- a CDS encoding response regulator produces MTYDQDKNLILVVDDTPTNLSVISQALHNAGFTVAVETDGESAIEQVNYNQPDLILLDVMMPGIDGFETCKRLKANPSNRDIPVIFMTALTDTVDKVKGLSIGAVDYITKPFQQDEVLARVRIHLQLRHLTRTLDEQNARLKQEVAERAAAETRLSKTFQQLKEAQEQIIATEKLAYLGTLTAGVAHELRNPLNFVNNYAEGSMELAEELIEEFKIQLEHIETRTASYIKDTLTELRDNSLAIKRHGQRAEGIIQSMMQHARTDSTQLQLTDLNAVLAQAIQLAYHSVRAKNHHFNVTIKTDYDDSIGQLELVSSDISRAFINIIENACYALQSKQKNIGEPFTPMLWVKTLRLSDSVEIRIGDNGTGIPPEIKEKIFHPFFTTKPTGEGTGLGLSLTYDIIIGQHRGTLNVDTELGAYTEFIICLPFTNLGSSN; encoded by the coding sequence GTGACATACGATCAAGACAAAAATCTCATCTTAGTTGTAGATGATACACCCACCAATTTATCAGTCATATCCCAGGCTTTGCACAATGCTGGCTTTACGGTTGCTGTGGAAACAGATGGTGAAAGCGCGATTGAACAAGTTAACTATAATCAACCCGATCTAATTCTCTTGGACGTAATGATGCCAGGAATTGACGGATTTGAGACTTGCAAAAGACTAAAGGCAAACCCCTCAAATCGAGACATTCCGGTAATTTTCATGACCGCATTGACTGACACAGTTGATAAGGTCAAAGGTCTTTCCATCGGAGCCGTCGATTACATCACCAAACCGTTTCAACAAGACGAGGTATTGGCTAGAGTAAGGATACATCTACAACTAAGACATTTGACTAGAACCCTTGATGAGCAAAATGCCCGTTTGAAACAAGAAGTCGCGGAACGTGCGGCGGCGGAAACGAGGTTAAGTAAGACTTTCCAACAGCTTAAGGAAGCCCAAGAGCAAATTATTGCCACAGAGAAACTAGCATACCTCGGCACGTTAACTGCAGGGGTTGCCCATGAACTGAGGAATCCTCTGAACTTTGTCAACAATTATGCCGAAGGTTCGATGGAGTTAGCTGAGGAACTCATCGAAGAATTTAAAATACAATTAGAGCATATAGAAACAAGAACAGCTAGCTATATCAAAGACACCTTGACAGAACTGCGAGACAATTCTCTCGCTATCAAACGTCATGGTCAAAGAGCCGAGGGCATCATTCAAAGTATGATGCAGCATGCCCGAACTGACAGTACTCAACTCCAACTCACTGACCTCAATGCTGTATTAGCCCAAGCTATCCAGTTGGCTTATCACAGTGTTCGTGCCAAGAATCATCACTTCAATGTCACGATTAAAACTGACTATGATGATTCCATTGGTCAACTGGAGTTGGTGTCTAGTGATATTAGTCGTGCCTTCATTAACATTATCGAAAATGCTTGCTATGCCCTCCAGAGCAAGCAGAAGAATATCGGTGAACCATTTACCCCCATGCTTTGGGTGAAGACATTGCGCTTAAGTGACTCAGTAGAAATTCGGATTGGTGATAATGGTACTGGTATCCCGCCTGAAATTAAGGAGAAGATCTTCCATCCTTTCTTTACTACTAAACCTACGGGAGAAGGAACAGGCTTAGGATTATCCTTAACCTATGATATTATCATTGGACAGCATAGAGGAACACTAAATGTGGACACTGAATTGGGAGCTTATACCGAATTTATAATTTGCCTACCCTTCACGAATTTAGGCAGCAGCAATTGA
- a CDS encoding ATP-binding protein: MTYAKKIILVVDDELELERLIKQRLRKRIRTQELDFLFAHNGSEALDILKSSKRIDLILTDINMPEMDGLTLLGFIPEVDPTLKAVVVSAYGDMKNIRTAMNRGAFDFLTKPIDFQDLEITINKTLKFVEQVREQQHQIRQAHKQRQLYLQELIKAKEIAEKANYAKSQFIANMSHEFRTPLNIIIGNSELLQARAQKSDPEYFIPRLEKIQNSSWHLLNLFNDILDLSKMEVGELKLHQENTEISSLIEEVITTVRPLSEKNNNTLEVIYLNNPGRIRTDPTKMRQILLNLLNNACKFTEQGTVTLIVHKSDGTAEIEDQFNSPSTTIPDIGQHQRTKPSITFQVSDTGIGISPKQHSKIFEPFSQVDESDTRKYSGAGLGLAIAKKLCHLMAGQITVDSELGKGTTFTVSLPIELV; encoded by the coding sequence ATGACATATGCAAAAAAAATCATCCTTGTTGTGGATGATGAGTTGGAATTAGAACGTCTCATAAAACAGCGACTTAGAAAACGGATCAGAACTCAAGAGTTGGACTTTTTATTTGCTCATAATGGCTCTGAAGCGCTCGACATCCTAAAATCCTCAAAACGAATAGATCTGATCTTAACTGATATCAATATGCCTGAGATGGATGGTCTTACCTTGCTAGGGTTTATCCCTGAAGTTGACCCAACACTTAAAGCAGTGGTGGTATCAGCTTATGGGGATATGAAAAATATTAGAACAGCGATGAACCGTGGTGCTTTTGATTTTCTGACCAAACCAATAGATTTTCAGGATTTGGAAATTACCATCAATAAAACCCTAAAGTTTGTCGAGCAAGTTAGAGAACAACAACACCAAATCCGACAGGCTCATAAACAGCGTCAACTTTACTTGCAGGAGCTAATCAAAGCTAAAGAAATAGCTGAGAAAGCTAACTATGCTAAGAGCCAATTTATAGCGAACATGAGCCATGAGTTTCGCACGCCTCTAAATATCATTATTGGTAATAGTGAGTTATTGCAAGCTCGGGCTCAAAAGTCGGATCCAGAATACTTTATTCCCCGGCTAGAGAAGATTCAAAACTCTAGTTGGCATCTGCTGAATTTATTTAACGACATACTTGATCTATCGAAAATGGAAGTAGGTGAGCTAAAACTGCATCAAGAAAATACTGAGATATCCTCATTGATTGAAGAAGTGATAACCACTGTGCGTCCTTTATCAGAAAAGAACAACAATACCTTAGAAGTCATCTATTTGAACAACCCTGGCCGAATCCGTACTGACCCCACCAAAATGCGTCAAATCCTGCTTAACTTGCTCAACAACGCTTGTAAATTTACAGAGCAGGGAACTGTTACATTGATAGTCCACAAGAGTGATGGCACAGCAGAGATTGAGGATCAATTTAATTCACCATCTACAACTATTCCTGATATTGGTCAACACCAAAGAACTAAACCATCAATCACATTTCAAGTCAGTGACACGGGTATTGGCATCAGTCCAAAGCAACATTCCAAGATTTTTGAACCCTTCTCTCAGGTAGATGAGTCGGACACCCGCAAGTATAGTGGGGCTGGGTTGGGTTTAGCGATCGCGAAAAAGCTCTGTCATCTGATGGCGGGTCAGATAACTGTGGACAGTGAATTGGGTAAGGGAACGACCTTTACCGTTTCCCTACCCATAGAATTAGTTTAA
- the glnA gene encoding type I glutamate--ammonia ligase, with protein sequence MPETPQEVLKMIQDEDIKIIDLKFIDMPGIWQHCSFYQDQIEESSFEDGVPFDGSSIRGWKAINESDMAMVPDPKTAWIDPFMKEKTLSMTCSIKEPRTGEWYSRDPRSIAQKALDYLISSGIGDTAFFGPEAEFFVFDDVRFDQTESQCYYYVDSVEGRWNSGREEAGGNLGYKPRYKEGYFPVSPTDTLQDMRTEMLLTMAECGVPIEKHHHEVATGGQNELGFRFGTLIDAADNLMIYKYVIKNVAKKYGKTVTFMPKPIFNDNGSGMHTHQSIWKDGEPLFWGDGYANLSTLALNYIGGLLKHAPALLAFTNPSTNSYKRLVPGFEAPVNLAYSQGNRSASIRIPLSGPNPKAKRLEFRCPDATCNPYLAFAAMLCAGIDGIKNQIEPGDSLDVDIYDLSPEELSKIPSTPGSLEDALEALDKDSSFLTESEVFTQDFITNWIEFKLDNEVNPMRLRPHPYEFALYYDV encoded by the coding sequence ATGCCTGAAACCCCACAAGAAGTCTTGAAAATGATTCAAGACGAAGACATAAAAATCATCGACCTTAAATTCATTGATATGCCAGGGATCTGGCAGCACTGCTCGTTCTACCAAGACCAAATAGAAGAGAGTTCCTTTGAGGATGGAGTTCCCTTCGATGGTTCAAGTATTCGGGGTTGGAAAGCAATCAACGAATCTGACATGGCAATGGTTCCTGATCCCAAAACAGCTTGGATCGACCCATTCATGAAAGAAAAAACCCTGAGCATGACGTGCAGCATTAAGGAACCGCGTACTGGGGAATGGTACAGCCGCGATCCTCGCAGCATTGCTCAGAAAGCCCTTGACTATCTGATTAGCAGTGGCATTGGGGATACCGCCTTCTTTGGTCCAGAAGCTGAATTCTTTGTGTTTGATGATGTTCGCTTTGACCAAACTGAGAGCCAGTGCTACTACTATGTAGACAGCGTTGAGGGTCGTTGGAATTCTGGTCGAGAAGAAGCAGGTGGTAACCTGGGATATAAGCCTCGCTATAAAGAAGGTTATTTCCCTGTCTCCCCCACGGACACCCTGCAAGACATGCGTACCGAAATGCTGCTCACCATGGCAGAATGCGGTGTACCGATTGAAAAGCACCACCACGAGGTGGCTACAGGTGGACAGAACGAGTTGGGTTTCCGCTTTGGCACCCTAATTGATGCAGCTGACAATCTGATGATTTACAAGTATGTCATCAAAAATGTTGCCAAGAAGTATGGCAAAACTGTCACCTTCATGCCCAAACCAATATTTAACGACAATGGTTCCGGGATGCATACCCACCAATCGATCTGGAAGGATGGGGAACCCTTGTTCTGGGGTGATGGTTACGCCAATCTAAGTACCCTCGCGCTCAATTACATTGGTGGTTTACTCAAGCACGCACCGGCTCTTTTAGCATTTACCAACCCCAGCACCAACTCCTACAAGCGTCTGGTACCTGGGTTTGAAGCGCCCGTGAACTTAGCTTACTCCCAAGGTAACCGTTCAGCTTCGATCCGCATTCCTCTATCTGGCCCCAATCCTAAAGCCAAACGGTTAGAGTTCCGTTGCCCTGATGCCACCTGTAACCCCTATCTCGCCTTCGCCGCCATGCTCTGTGCTGGTATTGATGGCATCAAGAACCAGATTGAACCCGGTGATTCTCTAGATGTGGATATTTACGACCTCTCTCCAGAGGAATTGAGCAAAATTCCATCCACCCCCGGTTCTCTAGAAGATGCTCTCGAAGCTTTAGACAAGGATAGTTCCTTCTTGACTGAATCAGAAGTATTCACCCAAGACTTCATTACGAACTGGATTGAGTTCAAACTAGACAACGAAGTCAACCCCATGCGGTTGCGGCCTCATCCCTATGAGTTCGCACTCTACTACGATGTCTAA
- the apcB gene encoding allophycocyanin subunit beta: protein MRDLVTNLIRNYDSSGRYLDRDAIDSLKSYFETGTARVAVATLINGNAASIVKQASAQLYEEVPELLRPGGNSYTTRRYAACLRDLDYYLRYASYALVAGDTNVLDERVLQGLRETYNSLGVPIAPTVRGIEIMKDMVKAMATEAGIGNIGFVDQPFDHMNREFSETDV, encoded by the coding sequence ATGAGGGATCTAGTCACAAACTTGATTAGGAATTATGATAGCTCAGGTCGCTACCTAGATCGGGATGCCATCGATTCACTTAAGTCTTACTTTGAAACTGGCACCGCTCGGGTGGCTGTAGCTACTTTAATCAATGGCAATGCTGCTTCTATTGTCAAGCAAGCATCAGCACAACTGTATGAGGAAGTTCCTGAACTGTTGCGTCCAGGTGGCAATTCTTATACCACTCGTCGTTATGCTGCTTGTTTACGAGATCTGGATTATTACCTGCGCTATGCTAGTTATGCCCTAGTTGCTGGTGATACCAATGTCCTAGATGAGCGGGTTCTACAAGGGTTGCGGGAAACCTATAACTCCCTAGGTGTGCCAATCGCTCCAACGGTTCGTGGGATTGAGATTATGAAAGATATGGTCAAAGCAATGGCAACAGAAGCTGGTATTGGGAATATCGGATTTGTTGATCAGCCCTTTGACCACATGAATCGTGAGTTTAGCGAAACAGATGTTTAA
- a CDS encoding YbjN domain-containing protein, translated as MTNPQPNPDTLSSQDLSMAEIVASEFNQTMTAVNYVENIETVISSLEQNNSAMVSHSEEGYLWKFQYGSVEVFVQLTGSTDDDTFTAWSSVMHLPAKDEATLMRKLLEMNWYDTFESRFAIVEDQVVVLSTRTVAELSPGEISRAITVVATIADDNDDLLQAEFGAA; from the coding sequence ATGACAAACCCACAGCCGAATCCTGACACTCTATCTAGTCAAGACTTGTCAATGGCAGAAATCGTTGCCAGTGAGTTCAACCAGACTATGACTGCCGTTAACTATGTCGAAAACATTGAAACGGTCATCTCCAGCCTGGAACAAAACAATAGCGCTATGGTAAGCCACAGTGAAGAAGGCTACTTGTGGAAGTTTCAGTACGGTAGCGTGGAAGTATTCGTTCAGCTCACTGGTTCCACAGATGATGACACCTTTACAGCTTGGTCTTCTGTGATGCATCTACCTGCCAAGGACGAGGCAACATTGATGCGCAAGCTCCTGGAAATGAACTGGTATGACACCTTTGAATCCCGCTTTGCTATTGTTGAGGATCAAGTTGTCGTGTTATCCACGCGAACTGTTGCTGAATTGTCCCCAGGAGAAATTTCTCGCGCCATTACCGTGGTAGCCACTATAGCCGATGACAATGATGACTTATTACAAGCTGAGTTTGGTGCGGCCTAG
- a CDS encoding lipoate--protein ligase family protein, with translation MALFNTSDLPLETSDSSDLRLQSSSWRLIPLLQASGRLQMAIDQWLLAQHQRGKHPPALRFYTWASPTISLGYHQRRWPEFWEQLTWASQPVELVRRPSGGRAVLHQGDLTYMVVNSGLTGKRLDAYHQICEFLIQGWRSLGVELHYGSARRGYIHNPNCFGTATGADLVLADGSKLIGSAQLRRGNVILQHGSIRLEPDAGLYTQVFGEAPPPFHLPMAQQGDALINIVVDALTHAAADCFSVELVEKPLSNQEWQEILALGNSPSEQI, from the coding sequence ATGGCATTGTTTAATACTTCAGACTTACCACTTGAGACTTCTGATAGTTCAGACTTACGACTTCAGAGTTCATCCTGGCGTTTAATTCCCTTACTACAGGCATCAGGGCGGCTTCAGATGGCCATTGACCAGTGGCTACTAGCCCAGCACCAACGGGGAAAACATCCCCCAGCATTGCGATTTTATACCTGGGCATCACCAACCATCTCTCTGGGCTACCATCAACGCCGTTGGCCTGAGTTCTGGGAACAACTCACTTGGGCATCACAACCAGTAGAGCTGGTAAGGCGTCCCAGTGGTGGTAGAGCTGTCCTACATCAGGGAGATTTGACCTATATGGTGGTTAATTCTGGGTTGACTGGTAAACGTCTTGATGCCTATCACCAAATTTGTGAGTTTTTGATTCAGGGGTGGCGCTCCCTTGGTGTAGAGTTGCACTATGGTTCAGCTCGACGGGGGTATATTCACAATCCCAACTGTTTCGGTACTGCTACTGGTGCCGATTTAGTGTTGGCAGATGGTTCTAAACTGATTGGTAGTGCTCAATTGCGCCGTGGTAATGTGATTTTGCAGCATGGCTCAATTCGCTTAGAACCAGATGCTGGACTGTATACTCAAGTATTTGGGGAAGCCCCCCCTCCCTTTCATCTACCCATGGCTCAACAGGGAGATGCCTTAATAAACATTGTGGTGGATGCCCTAACTCATGCTGCTGCTGATTGTTTTAGTGTGGAGTTGGTAGAGAAGCCTTTATCAAATCAGGAGTGGCAAGAAATTCTAGCTTTGGGAAATAGCCCATCAGAACAAATCTAG